The following DNA comes from Kaistia sp. 32K.
TGTTCAGCGAAGTCGCCGACGCCCATGCCGACGACAATCCGAACGCGCCGTCCGCGCGCTTCGTATCCAATGCGTTCGTCGCGCTCGGCTCCTACTATCGCGATGGCATCCCCAACAGCGTCCAGCCGGATTTCGGTCGCGCCCGGCAGATGTTCTCCTACGCTGCCTCCTATTTCGGCGACTCCGACGCCCAGCTCAATCTCGCTCGCATGTATTATGACGGCGAGGGCGGCGACCGCGATCCGCGCCAGGCCGCTCGCTGGGCCAAGCTGTCCGCCGACAAGGGCAATGTCGGCGCCCAGGCCCTTCTCGGGCACATGCTGTTCGAAGGCGACGGCGTCACGCGGCAGCCGGTCGTCGGCCTCATGTTCCTGACGATCGCGCGGGATCGCGCCCCGGCGACCGACGGCTGGATCCAGAAGCTGCAGGAACAGGCCTTCTCCGTCGCGACGGAGACGGAGCGACGCACCGCCCTTGCCATGGCGGATGACTGGATCGGCAAGAACCCGCCGAGCGTCCAGTAAGCGCGCGGTTCGCGCCCGACATTCGAGCAACACACCCCATTTGCATCGTCGCCCGGGCAAGCTTGCCGGGGATGACGGCTTACATGCGCTTGCGGCGCCTCGGCCAATTCGGCGAGGATCGTCCCCAGCACTCGTCAGCCGAACCGGAGCCTTCTCTGGCACGGGTTCCGGCGATCGGGAGGGAGGCGACATGGAAAGCAGCGCGACGCAACGCGCCTTGTCAGCCTGGTTGTCGAGGCTGCCTGCCGATGCGCGCCGGACGCCGGGAGTGTTTCGGCGATGAGCGCATGGCGCCTGTGCCTGATTCCCGGCCTCGTCATCGTGACGATCCTGACGCTTCTCGCCCTGTTCATGACGTCCGGCCGGGTCGCGCGCGACATCGGCGAGCGTGTCGACGCGCAGCTGGCCATCGACGGCCAGCCCTGGGCAACCGGCAAGGTGAGCGGCCGTTCCGTCACCGTCATGGGCACGTCGCCGACCTTGCTGGCGCAGCGCCTCGCCGTCGAATCGGCCGGCCGCGTCTGGGGCGTCGACCGGGTGGTCGACGGCAGCGGCATCATCCCGCTCCAGTCACCCTATATCTGGTCGGCGACCCGCACCGCGAGCGGCGTCGCCATCACCGGCTACGCTCCTTCCGAAGAGGCGCGGCAGGCCGTGCTGGCATCCGTTGCCCGTGTCCTGCCCTCCGTGACGCTGGACGGCACCCTGGTCCTGGCGCGGGGCCAGCCCTCCGGCTACCTCGCGCTCGTCGATTTCGCGCTGCAGCGGCTCGCCGAGCTCGATATCGGCACGGTGACGCTGACCGGCTCCAGCCTGTCCGTCGACGGCACGGCGCGGGACGAGGCGAACTTCGCGCTGGCGGCCCAGGCCTTGTCCGGGGGCGTGCCGGCGGGTGGGCAATTGCGGAACGTCCGGGTCCTGCCGCCGCGAAGCGAGAATTTCTCCTGGGTCGCGGACTATGACGGCACCTCGGTCAAGCTCAGCGGCTTCGTGCCCTCCGTCGCGGTCCGGCGGGATATCGCCGACGCGCTCGCAACCGCGCTGCCGGGAACGCCGGTGGAGGATACCACGCAGCTCGCCTCCGGCGTGCCGGATGGCTTCGCCTTCGCCGCCGTGTTCTCCGCCTACCAGCTGGCCCGCTTCAGCCAAGGTCGCATCGTCATCGACGGATCGCTGCTCTCCGTCGAGGCCAAGGCGAAGACGGTTGCCGACTACGAGATGGCGCTTGCCGAGATCGAGGCGCGGCGCAGCAAGCGGCCGGTCGGCATCGGCATCGGCACGATCGATCTGCTGCCGGCCGCCGTGGATCCCTATGTCTGGCGGGCCGATCATACCGGCGACAGCCTGGTCCTGACCGGCTATGTGCCGTCGGTGGCGGCGCATGACGAGGTCCTCGGCATGGCGGCGAAGCTCTTTCCCGAGCATTCGATCGTCGATCACGTTCGCGTCGCCGACGGCGATCCCAAGATGGACTGGATCGGCGCGCTCAAATTCGCGCTGACGCAGCTGGCGCAGCTCGACAAGGGCTTCGTGTCGCTGACCGGCCGGAAATACGACATCGTCGGCGAGGCCTCGTCCTCGGCCGCCTATTCGAGCCTGACCGAGGCGCTCAAGAAGATCCTGCCCGCCAGCATGGAGCTGCGCCGTTCGGCGGTCTCGCCGGGCGCCGTGTCGCCCTTTGTCTTCGCGGCGGCGCGCGGCTCGGAGACGCTGACGCTGAGCGGCTATGTCCCGACCGACGAGGTCGTGCAGAAGATCGTCGCGGTGGCGCGTCCGAAATTCGGCTCCGACAGGATCGAGTTGCGGCTGCTGCTCGCCGGCGGCGCGCCGGACGGATTCGTCGAGGCGGTCGACGTCGCGCTGCAAGCAGTGAGC
Coding sequences within:
- a CDS encoding OmpA family protein; translation: MSAWRLCLIPGLVIVTILTLLALFMTSGRVARDIGERVDAQLAIDGQPWATGKVSGRSVTVMGTSPTLLAQRLAVESAGRVWGVDRVVDGSGIIPLQSPYIWSATRTASGVAITGYAPSEEARQAVLASVARVLPSVTLDGTLVLARGQPSGYLALVDFALQRLAELDIGTVTLTGSSLSVDGTARDEANFALAAQALSGGVPAGGQLRNVRVLPPRSENFSWVADYDGTSVKLSGFVPSVAVRRDIADALATALPGTPVEDTTQLASGVPDGFAFAAVFSAYQLARFSQGRIVIDGSLLSVEAKAKTVADYEMALAEIEARRSKRPVGIGIGTIDLLPAAVDPYVWRADHTGDSLVLTGYVPSVAAHDEVLGMAAKLFPEHSIVDHVRVADGDPKMDWIGALKFALTQLAQLDKGFVSLTGRKYDIVGEASSSAAYSSLTEALKKILPASMELRRSAVSPGAVSPFVFAAARGSETLTLSGYVPTDEVVQKIVAVARPKFGSDRIELRLLLAGGAPDGFVEAVDVALQAVSRLQGGRFDLVDQKLSLSGVAVSEGARGAIEATVKSDLPPGFEIASSLMVAVGGDPLTGPQCQLALRAEADREKVQFDGSTARILPGSYGLLDRIAAIVQRCPIATVEIGSHTDSQGGTRKNQALSVERANAVVDHLVADGVRRERLNPIGYGSSRPIASNSKASGRAQNRRIEFGIVGQ
- a CDS encoding tetratricopeptide repeat protein, with the protein product MRFCNAFGGVALFGMSVLAGLGAWSGQALALDARTLDRNATPVEAFRFGFNAYKQGDKTTAVEALTFAADKGHAVAQWKLGRMYAEGDGLTKNDVKAFELFSEVADAHADDNPNAPSARFVSNAFVALGSYYRDGIPNSVQPDFGRARQMFSYAASYFGDSDAQLNLARMYYDGEGGDRDPRQAARWAKLSADKGNVGAQALLGHMLFEGDGVTRQPVVGLMFLTIARDRAPATDGWIQKLQEQAFSVATETERRTALAMADDWIGKNPPSVQ